Proteins from a genomic interval of Phenylobacterium sp. LH3H17:
- a CDS encoding sigma-70 family RNA polymerase sigma factor: MAEVKADRPPRTPAADEAFKRELVQLIPHLRAFARTLAGEPAGADDLAQDAMMKAWDARASFQMGTNMKAWTFMILRNQFYSEKRRSWRQTQLDQEAAERTLVAVDDPEAPVALDELRLSLAQLPAEQREALILVGAGGFAYEEAAEICGCAVGTVKSRVSRARKALHVILDDGSYERDGGSAGDAMRSILADAERLSTVR, translated from the coding sequence ATGGCGGAAGTTAAGGCCGACCGTCCCCCCCGCACGCCTGCGGCCGACGAGGCGTTCAAGCGCGAACTCGTCCAGCTCATTCCCCATCTGCGGGCCTTCGCCCGCACCCTGGCGGGCGAGCCGGCCGGCGCCGACGACCTGGCGCAGGACGCCATGATGAAGGCGTGGGATGCCCGCGCGAGCTTCCAGATGGGCACCAACATGAAGGCCTGGACCTTCATGATCCTGCGCAATCAGTTCTATTCCGAGAAGCGCCGATCCTGGCGCCAGACCCAGCTCGACCAGGAAGCCGCCGAGCGGACCCTTGTGGCCGTGGACGACCCCGAGGCCCCGGTGGCCTTGGACGAACTGCGGCTCAGCCTGGCCCAGCTCCCCGCAGAACAACGCGAGGCGCTGATCCTGGTCGGCGCCGGCGGCTTCGCCTACGAGGAGGCCGCCGAGATCTGCGGCTGCGCCGTGGGCACGGTGAAGAGCCGCGTCAGCCGCGCGCGTAAGGCCTTGCACGTCATCCTCGACGACGGCTCATATGAGCGCGACGGCGGGTCGGCCGGCGACGCCATGCGATCCATCCTGGCGGACGCGGAGCGTCTCAGCACCGTTCGCTAG
- a CDS encoding NepR family anti-sigma factor, producing MIEQRPTEERRKASAALDEARLRQQAIGVRLRQMFDEVVSEPVPDEFLEILRRADKTAAEKG from the coding sequence ATGATAGAACAGCGACCCACAGAGGAACGACGCAAGGCGTCAGCCGCTCTGGACGAAGCCCGCCTGCGTCAGCAGGCGATCGGCGTGCGTTTGCGTCAGATGTTCGACGAAGTGGTCAGCGAACCTGTCCCCGACGAGTTCCTCGAGATTCTCCGCAGGGCTGACAAAACGGCTGCGGAGAAGGGCTGA
- a CDS encoding response regulator, producing the protein MSLLARLAPHLPYVRRYARALTGDQTTGDHYVRVALEALAAGERVLESNLTPRVALYHVFHAIWLSTGAQLEPPADVTEGTDDASRRLMRIAPRSRQAFLLTALEGFTPSEAAQILGADFAEVERLIGEAQAEIDAELATEVLIIEDEPVIAADIEALVTELGHTVVDIAATRTEAVDAINRRTPGLVLADIQLADGSSGIDAVKDILARFDIPVIFITAFPERLLTGERPEPTFLITKPFQPETVKAAIGQALFFHPRNTRKAA; encoded by the coding sequence TTGAGTCTTCTTGCCCGACTGGCGCCGCATCTGCCCTATGTGCGCCGCTACGCGCGCGCGCTTACTGGCGATCAGACCACCGGCGATCATTATGTCCGCGTGGCGCTGGAAGCGCTGGCTGCAGGCGAACGGGTCCTGGAGTCGAATCTGACTCCCCGCGTCGCCCTGTACCACGTCTTCCACGCCATCTGGCTGTCCACCGGCGCCCAGCTCGAGCCCCCTGCGGACGTCACGGAAGGGACCGACGACGCCAGTCGCCGTCTGATGCGGATCGCGCCGCGTTCGCGCCAGGCCTTCCTGCTCACCGCTCTTGAGGGCTTCACCCCGTCCGAGGCCGCCCAGATCCTGGGCGCCGACTTCGCGGAGGTCGAACGGCTGATCGGCGAGGCTCAAGCCGAGATCGACGCCGAACTGGCCACCGAGGTGCTGATCATCGAGGACGAGCCGGTCATCGCGGCCGACATCGAAGCCCTGGTCACCGAACTGGGCCACACGGTGGTCGATATCGCCGCCACTCGCACCGAGGCGGTGGACGCCATCAACCGCCGCACCCCGGGGCTTGTGCTCGCCGACATCCAGCTCGCCGACGGCTCTTCGGGCATCGATGCGGTGAAGGACATCCTGGCCCGCTTCGACATCCCGGTGATCTTCATCACCGCCTTCCCCGAACGACTGCTGACCGGGGAACGGCCCGAGCCGACCTTCCTGATCACCAAGCCGTTCCAACCCGAAACCGTGAAGGCGGCTATCGGCCAGGCCCTGTTCTTTCATCCGAGGAACACCCGCAAGGCGGCCTAG
- a CDS encoding DUF1328 domain-containing protein, which produces MLGWSLVFAVLAIVAGLLGFVGLAGLAATIAKVLFVVFLVLLIASFVLRAVRGQSVL; this is translated from the coding sequence ATGTTGGGTTGGTCGCTGGTCTTCGCCGTTCTCGCCATCGTGGCGGGCTTGCTCGGCTTCGTGGGGCTGGCCGGGCTCGCCGCCACCATCGCCAAGGTCCTGTTCGTGGTCTTCCTGGTCCTGCTGATCGCCAGCTTCGTCCTGCGGGCCGTGCGCGGCCAGTCGGTGCTCTGA
- a CDS encoding OmpA family protein has protein sequence MKAQAILTITLVAGLATAGCATRAGRDRIVTATSRCEDVTVQVYFEPDSAQITSEGRAVLAQASTQAKTCRVDRVTVLGLADAAGAPAANLELSKRRAASVSEALAATGLPTAEVDLTAAGQSGATTRTGDLQPLRRRADVTVELSRPR, from the coding sequence ATGAAGGCTCAGGCGATCTTGACGATCACCCTGGTTGCGGGACTTGCAACCGCCGGCTGCGCCACGCGCGCGGGACGGGACCGCATCGTCACCGCGACCTCGCGCTGCGAGGACGTCACCGTCCAGGTCTATTTCGAACCCGACAGCGCACAGATCACCTCGGAGGGCCGCGCGGTGCTGGCCCAGGCTTCGACCCAGGCCAAGACCTGCAGGGTGGACCGCGTGACGGTTCTGGGGCTGGCTGACGCCGCCGGCGCCCCTGCGGCGAACCTCGAACTCTCGAAGAGACGCGCCGCCTCGGTGAGCGAGGCCCTGGCCGCCACAGGCCTCCCAACCGCGGAAGTCGACCTGACAGCCGCCGGCCAGAGCGGGGCCACCACCCGCACCGGGGACCTGCAGCCCCTACGCCGACGGGCCGATGTGACGGTGGAGCTCAGCAGGCCCCGCTAG
- a CDS encoding YMGG-like glycine zipper-containing protein, whose protein sequence is MPLIAIAGAGLLAAACTTTGNVERNAAGGAALGALAGAVIGNNVGSGDAGTGAAIGAAIGGTAGAVKGCREDGGCGANSTNKRQYYDERAGRYYYYDSASGRYYWENGSPR, encoded by the coding sequence ATGCCGCTGATCGCCATCGCCGGCGCCGGCCTGTTGGCCGCGGCCTGCACCACCACCGGCAATGTCGAGCGCAACGCCGCGGGCGGCGCGGCTCTGGGCGCACTGGCCGGCGCGGTGATCGGCAATAACGTGGGTTCCGGCGACGCCGGCACCGGCGCCGCCATCGGCGCGGCCATCGGCGGCACGGCCGGCGCGGTCAAGGGTTGTCGGGAAGACGGCGGCTGCGGCGCCAACTCCACCAACAAGCGCCAGTATTATGACGAGCGTGCGGGGCGGTACTATTATTACGACTCCGCCTCCGGCCGGTATTACTGGGAAAACGGCAGTCCCCGCTGA
- a CDS encoding diacylglycerol kinase family protein, with translation MAGKPKISRVEVVVNVASGSVGPGAPDEIQALLAEWGVRATVSAPAPGELGRCLRDAIDAAPDAVLVLAGDGTARAAAELAGPDGPLIAPLPGGTMNMLPHAVYGVVPWQEALKTILEDGREQAIGGGEIDGRTFLVAAILGSPALWAPAREAVRDGELKLALARAQRAWRRAFSGRLRYALDGGPRGKAEALTFLCPMASKAMSNDEQALEVAAIDPKGLADAARMGIKAIVDDWRNDPAVEVRSCRSAGVWAAGRIPAVLDGEPVRLNATTRVTWRPKVARILAPPKEHGV, from the coding sequence GTGGCGGGTAAGCCGAAGATTTCCAGAGTCGAAGTGGTGGTGAACGTCGCCTCCGGCAGCGTCGGGCCGGGCGCGCCCGATGAGATACAGGCCTTGCTGGCGGAATGGGGCGTTCGGGCCACAGTCAGCGCGCCGGCTCCGGGCGAGCTGGGCCGTTGCCTGCGGGATGCCATCGACGCTGCGCCCGACGCCGTGCTGGTGCTAGCCGGCGACGGCACGGCGCGGGCGGCGGCGGAGCTCGCCGGTCCCGACGGTCCGCTGATCGCCCCGCTGCCGGGCGGGACCATGAACATGCTGCCTCACGCGGTCTATGGCGTCGTTCCCTGGCAGGAGGCCCTGAAGACCATTCTTGAGGACGGCCGGGAACAGGCGATCGGTGGCGGTGAGATCGATGGCCGCACCTTCCTGGTGGCGGCGATCCTGGGCTCGCCCGCCCTCTGGGCGCCCGCCCGCGAGGCGGTGCGCGACGGGGAGTTGAAGCTGGCCCTGGCCCGCGCCCAGCGCGCCTGGCGTCGCGCCTTTTCCGGACGCCTGCGCTATGCCCTCGACGGTGGGCCCCGAGGCAAGGCCGAGGCGCTCACCTTTCTCTGCCCAATGGCGTCGAAGGCCATGTCGAACGACGAGCAGGCCCTGGAGGTCGCGGCCATCGATCCCAAGGGCCTGGCCGACGCCGCCCGCATGGGGATCAAGGCCATCGTCGACGACTGGCGCAACGATCCAGCGGTGGAGGTGCGGTCCTGCCGTTCGGCCGGGGTCTGGGCCGCCGGCCGCATTCCGGCCGTGCTGGACGGAGAGCCCGTGCGATTGAACGCCACCACCCGGGTGACCTGGCGGCCGAAGGTGGCGCGGATCCTCGCCCCGCCAAAGGAGCATGGGGTTTGA
- a CDS encoding metallophosphoesterase has protein sequence MIRLAHLSDIHFGGENVAAVTGAAEVLRGGGFDLTIISGDLTQFGEIGEFEAAAAWIKTLPGPVLVTPGNHDAPYIAWFERFFSPFGRFQRLIGQVEGQTHVSPGLAVFGVNTARGVQPRANWSKGQISRSQTERARDWLCAAPASQLKVLVCHHPLSEMIGGPMTAKVWGGEAAAKAFSESQVDLVLSGHIHAPFAWPYPFGDAKTYAAGAGTLSLRERGVPAGFNIVEADEREIHIKAQDWKGSHYETSRTWSLDRRQ, from the coding sequence TTGATCCGCCTGGCGCACCTGTCGGACATCCATTTCGGAGGAGAGAACGTCGCCGCGGTGACCGGCGCGGCCGAGGTGCTGCGCGGCGGCGGATTCGACCTGACCATCATCTCGGGCGACCTGACCCAGTTCGGCGAGATCGGCGAGTTCGAGGCCGCCGCGGCCTGGATCAAGACCCTGCCGGGCCCCGTCCTGGTGACGCCGGGCAATCACGACGCGCCCTATATCGCCTGGTTCGAGCGGTTCTTCTCGCCCTTCGGACGGTTCCAGCGTCTGATCGGCCAGGTCGAGGGCCAGACCCACGTATCGCCGGGCCTCGCCGTGTTCGGCGTCAATACGGCCCGGGGCGTCCAGCCGCGCGCCAACTGGTCAAAGGGCCAGATTTCTCGCAGCCAGACCGAGCGCGCCCGCGATTGGCTTTGCGCGGCGCCGGCCAGCCAGCTCAAGGTGCTGGTGTGTCATCACCCATTGTCCGAGATGATCGGGGGCCCGATGACCGCCAAGGTCTGGGGCGGGGAGGCCGCGGCCAAGGCGTTTTCGGAAAGCCAGGTCGACCTGGTGCTTTCAGGCCATATCCACGCGCCCTTCGCCTGGCCCTATCCCTTCGGCGACGCGAAGACCTACGCCGCCGGGGCCGGGACCCTTTCCCTGCGCGAACGCGGTGTGCCCGCGGGTTTCAACATCGTGGAGGCCGACGAGCGCGAGATCCACATCAAGGCCCAGGACTGGAAGGGCTCGCACTACGAGACCTCGCGCACCTGGTCGCTGGACCGCCGGCAATAA
- a CDS encoding DUF1328 domain-containing protein translates to MLGWALTFLVVALIAGLLGFTSIAGAAMGIAKIVFFVFLVLFVVSLIMHMVRGRGAL, encoded by the coding sequence ATGCTCGGTTGGGCTTTGACTTTCCTGGTGGTCGCTCTGATCGCCGGTCTTCTCGGTTTCACTTCCATCGCCGGCGCGGCGATGGGCATTGCGAAGATTGTCTTCTTCGTGTTCTTGGTGCTGTTCGTGGTTTCCCTCATCATGCACATGGTGCGAGGGCGCGGCGCACTCTAG
- a CDS encoding superoxide dismutase has protein sequence MFELPPLPYDHAALEPVIGRATMHLHHEKHHQKYVDTTNQLLGEQGARPTSLEDVIREAAGKADARKLFNNAAQLWNHTFFWTCMSAKAQTPTDGLAEAIDRDFGGLADLKAKFVELGAAHFGSGWVWLAAEGQTLRVVDTHDGDDLLTHQGLTPLFVCDLWEHAYYLDHKNDRQAFLEAWFDALPNWAFAGDQYAAARGDGEIWRHPDPVSSSGTGAAEKRSNLGR, from the coding sequence ATGTTCGAGCTTCCCCCACTGCCCTATGACCACGCCGCGCTTGAGCCGGTGATTGGTCGGGCGACCATGCACCTGCACCACGAGAAGCATCACCAGAAGTACGTCGACACCACCAACCAGCTTTTGGGCGAGCAGGGCGCGCGCCCCACCAGCCTTGAAGATGTCATCCGCGAAGCCGCCGGAAAGGCGGACGCCAGGAAGCTGTTCAACAACGCCGCCCAGCTCTGGAACCACACCTTTTTCTGGACCTGCATGAGCGCCAAGGCCCAGACGCCGACGGATGGCCTGGCCGAGGCGATCGACCGCGATTTCGGCGGCCTGGCCGACCTCAAGGCGAAGTTCGTCGAACTCGGCGCTGCTCACTTCGGCTCGGGCTGGGTCTGGCTGGCGGCCGAGGGCCAGACGCTCAGGGTGGTCGACACCCATGACGGCGACGACCTGCTCACCCACCAGGGCCTAACCCCGCTGTTCGTCTGCGACCTGTGGGAGCACGCCTATTATCTCGACCACAAGAACGACCGGCAGGCCTTCCTGGAGGCGTGGTTCGACGCCCTGCCGAACTGGGCCTTCGCCGGCGACCAGTATGCGGCGGCGCGCGGAGACGGCGAGATCTGGCGCCATCCGGATCCCGTCAGTTCTTCGGGAACGGGAGCGGCCGAAAAGCGTTCGAATCTGGGACGCTAA
- a CDS encoding HWE histidine kinase domain-containing protein, which translates to MAKTASEPNLDRERLELALQSARLGEYEWDMVRDIFRISARMSAITGLPQGDLDAEKGEALYRGVHPEDRETTRKTMEASMRATGRFETEYRRIREDDGRTVWMRSSGLLVRDDDGRPVRVCGVVQDVSDNHLEDDRRRTLMGELDHRVKNVLATVQALAFQTAKRTTSLDSFLATFAGRLKAMGSANELLTAARWRGAAIAHLAAAELGGLAPGQTRWEGPELFLTPRAANALSLALHELATNAVKFGALSVESGRVEVRWTRLADGGFELFWTETGGPPVNPPTRRGFGSTLLAQVTGRELNGETEVEYRRAGVRVRLRASPAAVVARPETVPEAPVRQAIETVSAPTGPTDLTGSRVLIVEDAVLLALELETGLSEAGAEVIGPAYELSEAMALLNQRIDAAVLDANLNGLSVTPVAEALAARGIPFVFATGYGDAGGAPLGFDAPIIRKPYDVTQVAAAVAAVLRGV; encoded by the coding sequence ATGGCGAAGACCGCCTCTGAACCCAACCTCGACAGGGAACGCCTCGAGCTGGCGCTGCAATCGGCGCGCCTGGGCGAGTACGAGTGGGACATGGTCCGCGACATCTTCCGCATCAGCGCGCGGATGTCGGCGATAACAGGCCTGCCGCAAGGCGACCTGGACGCCGAGAAGGGCGAGGCGCTCTATCGCGGCGTCCATCCCGAGGATCGCGAAACCACCCGCAAGACCATGGAAGCCTCGATGCGCGCCACGGGGCGGTTCGAGACGGAATACCGGCGGATTCGCGAGGACGACGGGCGCACGGTCTGGATGCGCTCGTCCGGCCTGCTGGTACGTGATGATGACGGCCGCCCCGTCCGCGTCTGCGGTGTCGTGCAGGACGTCAGCGACAACCACCTGGAGGATGATCGCCGCCGCACCCTGATGGGGGAGCTGGATCACCGGGTGAAGAACGTCCTGGCCACGGTCCAGGCCCTGGCCTTCCAGACCGCCAAGCGCACCACCTCACTGGACAGCTTCCTGGCCACCTTCGCTGGGCGGCTGAAGGCCATGGGTTCGGCCAACGAACTGCTGACCGCCGCCCGCTGGCGAGGCGCGGCGATCGCCCACCTCGCCGCCGCGGAGCTGGGCGGCTTGGCGCCCGGCCAGACCCGCTGGGAGGGGCCGGAGCTGTTCCTCACGCCTCGTGCCGCCAACGCCCTTTCGCTGGCCCTGCACGAACTGGCCACCAATGCGGTCAAGTTCGGGGCGCTCTCCGTAGAGTCCGGCCGCGTGGAGGTGCGTTGGACGCGGCTCGCCGACGGCGGGTTCGAGTTGTTCTGGACGGAGACTGGAGGACCCCCGGTCAATCCACCGACCCGACGCGGTTTCGGCTCCACCCTGCTGGCCCAGGTGACAGGGCGCGAGTTGAACGGCGAGACCGAGGTCGAGTATCGTCGGGCCGGGGTGCGGGTGCGGTTGCGCGCCAGTCCCGCGGCCGTGGTCGCACGACCCGAGACCGTCCCAGAGGCGCCGGTGCGCCAGGCGATCGAAACGGTCTCGGCGCCCACCGGTCCGACCGATCTCACCGGCTCGCGGGTGCTGATCGTCGAGGACGCGGTGCTGTTGGCCCTGGAGCTGGAGACCGGGCTGTCGGAGGCGGGCGCAGAAGTCATCGGCCCCGCCTACGAACTCTCCGAGGCCATGGCCCTACTGAACCAGCGGATCGACGCGGCCGTGCTCGACGCCAATCTCAACGGCCTGTCGGTGACCCCCGTGGCCGAGGCCCTCGCAGCGCGCGGCATCCCCTTCGTGTTCGCCACAGGCTATGGTGATGCTGGCGGCGCCCCCTTGGGATTCGACGCCCCGATCATCCGCAAGCCCTATGACGTGACGCAGGTGGCGGCCGCCGTGGCGGCGGTGCTGCGAGGAGTCTAG
- a CDS encoding alpha/beta fold hydrolase has translation MPTVHVNGLDIYFERAGEGAPLLFISGTGGDLRNKPNQFDGPLAKAFDLVSHDQRGLGRSDKPDRPYSMADYADDAAGLMAHLGWDQAHVVGVSFGGMVAQELALRHPGRIERLVLACTSPGGAGGASYPFHEIEHLTGEARARHLIPISDTRRDAGWAAANPETYAQLVALGSADPFADEPGRRQGAHRQLEARKDHDTWDRLGDIEAPTLIAAGRYDGVALPETQEKMAARIPHATLRFFEGGHLFMLQDRAAVPAMVEFLKV, from the coding sequence ATGCCGACCGTGCATGTGAACGGACTTGATATCTATTTCGAACGGGCCGGCGAGGGTGCGCCCCTGCTGTTCATCTCCGGCACCGGGGGCGACCTGCGCAACAAGCCCAACCAGTTCGACGGACCGCTGGCCAAGGCTTTCGACCTGGTCTCCCACGACCAGCGCGGGCTCGGCCGGTCCGACAAGCCTGATCGGCCCTACAGCATGGCCGACTATGCCGATGACGCCGCCGGGCTGATGGCCCACCTCGGCTGGGACCAGGCCCATGTGGTCGGCGTCTCATTCGGCGGAATGGTGGCCCAGGAGCTGGCCCTGCGGCATCCCGGCCGCATCGAACGCCTGGTCCTGGCCTGCACCTCGCCGGGCGGGGCGGGCGGCGCCTCCTATCCCTTCCACGAGATCGAGCATCTGACCGGAGAAGCCCGGGCCAGGCATCTGATCCCGATCTCCGACACTCGCCGCGACGCCGGCTGGGCGGCCGCCAACCCCGAGACCTACGCTCAGCTGGTGGCGTTGGGATCGGCCGATCCCTTCGCCGACGAACCTGGCCGCAGGCAGGGCGCCCACCGCCAGCTCGAGGCCCGCAAGGACCACGATACCTGGGACCGGTTGGGAGACATCGAGGCCCCGACCCTGATCGCGGCGGGTCGCTACGATGGCGTGGCCCTGCCGGAGACCCAGGAGAAGATGGCCGCCCGTATCCCGCACGCGACGCTGCGCTTCTTCGAGGGCGGCCACCTGTTCATGCTGCAGGACCGCGCCGCGGTCCCGGCCATGGTGGAGTTCCTGAAGGTCTAG
- a CDS encoding COQ9 family protein, translating into MTNQDGWAETTEQQVLDAALTRVTTGGFTWPTVRAAGQACGLSAAETELLLPNGPADLAALLARRHDSTALAALPDPAGLKIRARIRAAVEARLDAAAQDEAAVRRWAGYLSLPLHLPLAARLLWDSADKLWRWAGDTATDENHYSKRAILAGILASALAIRLSGGKEEAMSFVDARIENVMAFETWKAGLKTGDLLKDLAGALAKLRYG; encoded by the coding sequence ATGACGAACCAAGACGGCTGGGCCGAAACCACTGAGCAACAGGTGCTGGACGCAGCGCTCACGCGAGTCACCACCGGGGGCTTCACCTGGCCGACGGTGCGCGCGGCGGGCCAGGCCTGCGGGCTTTCTGCGGCCGAGACCGAACTTCTGCTGCCGAACGGACCGGCGGACCTCGCCGCCCTGCTGGCGAGACGGCATGATTCCACAGCCCTGGCCGCCCTGCCCGACCCCGCCGGCCTGAAGATCCGCGCCAGGATCCGCGCCGCCGTCGAGGCGCGGCTGGACGCCGCGGCCCAGGACGAGGCGGCCGTGCGCCGCTGGGCGGGATACTTGTCCCTGCCGCTCCACCTCCCGCTGGCCGCGCGGCTGCTGTGGGACAGCGCCGACAAGCTGTGGCGCTGGGCGGGCGACACGGCCACCGACGAGAACCACTATTCCAAGCGCGCGATCCTGGCGGGCATCCTGGCCTCGGCGCTCGCCATCCGGCTGTCGGGCGGCAAGGAGGAGGCGATGAGCTTCGTCGACGCCCGCATCGAGAACGTCATGGCCTTCGAGACCTGGAAGGCCGGCCTGAAGACCGGCGACCTGCTGAAGGACCTGGCGGGCGCCCTGGCCAAGCTCCGCTACGGCTAG
- the rpsU gene encoding 30S ribosomal protein S21 translates to MVQIFVRDNNVDQALKALKKKMQREGSFREMKRHVHYEKPSEKRARQKAEAVRRARKLARKRAQREGLIAAPKKPVR, encoded by the coding sequence CTGGTTCAGATTTTCGTTCGCGACAATAACGTCGATCAGGCCCTCAAGGCGCTGAAGAAGAAGATGCAGCGCGAGGGCTCGTTCCGCGAGATGAAGCGGCACGTGCATTATGAGAAGCCGAGCGAGAAGCGCGCGCGCCAGAAGGCCGAGGCCGTTCGCCGCGCCCGCAAGCTGGCCCGCAAGCGCGCGCAGCGCGAAGGCCTGATCGCGGCGCCGAAGAAGCCCGTGCGGTAG